In Labrus mixtus chromosome 9, fLabMix1.1, whole genome shotgun sequence, the DNA window GGTAGCACAGTCATTCAGTTTGTGTCTAAAGTGTAGTGAATTTAAATGGCAAGTGCAGCTCAGGTCCACTGTGGACCTCTTTATATTATTTTCCTACAGTTGTGTCATTCAATGATAACGTATGTTATAATGTGGAAACAGAAGGCTAcgtataagataagataagataagataagataagataagataaagataagataagatatactttattcatcccagcagggaaatgtaggtgttccagcagccagcatacatacaaacacacaacacaacacatatatacatacatatcccacccatacaaaaaaacatgagcccacaatgcagtttgatatatgatatatgcaactcaggctaaagtttaaaagtttaaatgtattctgtccttacttaaaggggagtcgttataaagtgcaattgcagtagcaACATTATTACACCTTTAGGGAATTGCATCCATTACAACAGAGGAGCATTTCAGGGCGACGAGAATAAAAACCCTTCTGAACTAAATAAAAGGTGGGTGGAACAAAACGTATGACGTATGACGTAGTACCCACGTCTTACGTCAACTCAAAATCGAAGTAGATTTCTCCAGGCGTACTCTCTTCATTTTCTGCActgcaataaacattttgtacatACATTCTTTAACATAGTTTGGGGGCTTGTCGCCGCACAGGAATACAATTAAGGACACCTCGTACGGGATCGAAATCTACCTTCTTTCAGCTAAGCTTTCGTTATTGCATCTATTAGCAAAACTTGCTAGCTAAGAAGCTAGCGCTAGCACTTAGCTGTCCCTACCCTACCGTCGAGCTAGCTATGCAGTAGCACTTTAGCCTAACCCGCTACCCAGTGACAACTGACAAAGGTAAACAACAAaccttttggcttttttttttgttgttcagcGCAACTCACTTAACTTCATCTAGACAACTAGCGAcagactgtgtttatttttaacctcCCTGTTAGCAACGCAAAGATTGAAGTacgaaagagaaaaaaatgggcAGCAACAGCGTCAAcgaaaaaaacaatacaaatccTGAATCCCCCTTTTCACCGGCTAGCGTTAGGCCGagtgagctgctgttgttggggTTAATTAAGCTTTACTCAGCAGTGAATAAGTCTAACGCTTTGTAAGACAGTCGTGTTGAAATTGATTCACTGTTTCGTAGCTTTTTACACGACCAAAAGTGGCGACATCTGTTGGACAAACCCTTGATACCGTCTCTGTGTAGATGGATTATATCTTAAGACTTATGATGAAACAGTCATAAGACAAGTGGGTTATCTGCTTTCGTTGTTGCTTATGTGTACAACGAATCgtgtataaaacacaataacttttaaacagagtgtaacaaCACTTCTATACTGtgagatctctctctctccatctctaaAGAGGCCTCAATGTGgtcaagtgatttttttttttgcttgttaaaTGGAGGTGTTTAGCATCTTAATGCGTTTGTTTAGTTTTGAGTACTCCACATACTGTGTTTGGAGACTGTCACAGTATCCAGCTAACAGTAATCATTTGTGTAATATTAGGTTGAGTCAACTAAATAGTCATAACAGACCATTGAACAGACACTCATTTAATAACCAGACCTATAGAACAAACTATAACAGGTGGAAGTGTTGGTAGTGCACAGGTTTGTCACATCACTCTTGTTGCTTCGtggctttctttgtgtttttacattatcTAGCAGTTTAGTGCATTATTATTAGCTGCTGTAAATACAGGACATTCTTTTCATGTGAGCTTTATTTCAGTGTAAAACATTGGTTCCAGCGTACCTGAGCTCATACcctttgtttaatgtttttggCAAACCTTTAGTGAGTGACTTGCGCTATTTATAATTATGATATGAATGTAGTCATGCAAGCAGGATTGACTTGACTCCCTATGAAGGAAGACTGACCTTAAATAACACCCCTACAGTTTCAGTTATGACTTAGATTTTTATGATTGTATATATGATTTGTTTGGGTATCTATTTTTGTCCTCAAATACATGTATATAGTcaattgtttaaaatgtgaaaggaACTAAAACTTAACAGTTTGTATCCTAATACCGTAATATTGCTATCAATTGCTTATCATAAaagttattgatttttattgtcGATGTATgattatctgatttttttctttccgtctactctgttttttgttattaggTTGCGGATGATGTTTTACCTGAACATGCCgaagtgaaaaaacaaatttctTGCTTGAGTCATTACTACATACAGTTGACACAATCTCTCAGCATCACTTCACGAGATATCTTCCTGACAATCCAAGCAGTACGTCTGTCTGCAGTTCCTCTTGGAGCTGAACCATGTGAGGGCCCCTCGGTCCAGTCTGAGGGGATCCCAGGACTGTTGCAAATACGACCCCGCTGTGCGGGGTTGGACTGatcctgtctgtgtctgagaGAGCAGTTGTTGCTGTACAACCTTCTTGTCCTATCATTCCTGGTCTCCTTAGCCAGGAGACACGCCATGATGTTCCGAGACCAGGTAGGTATCCTGACAGATTGGTTCAAGGGCTGGAATGAGTGTGAACAGACGGTGGCACTGTTGTCCCTCCTGAAGAGGGCTTCCCGCACCCAGGCTCGCTTCTTACACATCTGCCTTGAGCACTGGCTGGCAGACTGCACAGAAATCCACATCCTGGAAGCTGAGGCCAACAATGCAGGTAGGCGTAAATGACATGTAATTAAATATCTGATCATTCAACACTGCTATTTTGACATTCCTTTTAGTATAAAAGAGAAAGTCtattaaataagaaaaataacaatttggtaaatattattttcttttgtaaacCTGTCTGCTTTAGCAATTGTCAGCCAGTGGCATCAGGAGCCAAAGGAGAAGGTTGTGTCCTTGCTGCTGTCCCATCTGCCTCTGCTGCAGCCACGCAACAGCGAGGCCAAATGTGAGTacatgaagctgctgcagaaggTGTTGAGTCACACTATTGAGAGTAGCCTGTTTGTGGAAGAAAGCAGGCAGCTGCTGTCCTATGCGCTCATCCACCCTGCCACCACACTGGATGACCGCACCTCTCTGGCCATGTGGCTGAACCACCTGGAGGAGCACCTATCTAGTGGCTATGCACCGCGGGCCCCATCTAGCCCCTATCACCCACGCCAGGGCTCAGATGAATGGCCAAGCTCTGCTGAAGGTCTGGATCCTGGCCATGCCTGGCACGAAAAGTCCCCTTCATCCAGCACGTCTCCAGCCGGCCAGAACGGACACATGCCCTTCCCAGTCGGGATGTCCTCTCCCATCAACAGCAATAACACAGGTGATGTTTAGCATTATCATTAGGAGGAAAGGGGTGTATTTGACCACTGTGGCTATATTCCTCACACTGTACAACTGGTTTGCATTTCCAGAGGCCTTTTTAAcattatcttcttcttttatagGATGAGCAATATAATTTTCTGTTCCTCATAAATCTGTTGTTTCCTACACCAGGTCTGGGTGGGCAGCTGCAGCCCAGCCCTCTGAAGAAGGTCATGTCTATCATTCCTTCCAGTCCCCAGGCTTGTGGCTCTGATTGGATTTGCCAGGATGACGCAGGGGGTCGGCAGAATTTCATTTCAACAGATCATGCACCCCTCTCCCCGCAGAGCAGCGTAGCATCCTCGGGTAGTGAGCAGACGGAAGACCAGGGCTCTAGTCGCAACACGTTCCAGGAGGACGGCAGTGGCATGAAAGGTCAGAGTTCATTTACTAACTGAGCCAATTGCATTCACAGCATTTGGCTCGGGTAAAAGGTGTGCTCTGCTGTGGCTATATAAGGCAAGATATGACAATAATTCTTTTTTGttcctctgtgtgtatttgttctaGATGTCCCCGCATGGTTGAAGAGTCTCCGCCTTCATAAATATGCATCACTCTTCTCCCAGATGACCTATGAGGAGATGATGATTCTCACAGAGCATCACCTGGAGTCACAGGTTTTTAAGCATctcttttacacacactgtgactAGGCTTTGATTATTCCACCCTCCTTATCATTTGTGAATATTACTGTCCCCAAACCTTGATGATACATCAACTCTCAATGAGGCATGAAATTAAGCAACACACCCTACAGTTACATTGAGCCAGTCACACATACAAATAGTGTGATCCGGTGTCAGCCCCTTGGCTTTAATGAAACAAATGGTGATTAGCTTTGATATTTAGTAACTGTAGAAATTGCCAACTGTTCCCACAATAAATAACTGTCCTTTGTCTTGTGCAGTATTGTAACTTTCTATCTGTCCTTTCTCCCAGAACGTCACCAAAGGAGCACGGCATAAGATTGCCTTGAGTATCCAAAAGCTGAGAGAGAGGCAGTGTGTGCTCAAATCTTTAGAAAAGGTAATTCAGAGTtgttaatgttatttttctcaTTTCGCAGttagtttagtctttttttcacTCATACTTAGAAGTTGAGTTATACATTCTTGCTGTATGTCCATCATACCACGTTTTTACCCTTCATcttaattttaatatttctgaTGATAATGAAACCTGACCTATTTaaaagcatttgtttttttaaaacagctttatgaaaaataataatattgtaTACAAAGAAGATTCTTACAGGCACATGGAGAGAAATAGACACCCTATGACCTCACTTATCAGGTTATTTTTTCCCAGCTGGAACAATGGAGCACACTAAAAGACTGTTGCCATTGTCCTAAAACAAGCAAATATGAATGATGCAATTTTACAGAACTTATccaaaaaatatgaacaaaccTTTTAATGGACATTCATTAAACTTAACTCAATTTTTTTCCTATAACTTAAACGTTTCTTCTGGTCTGCACGCACTTAAACTGGATACTGTCTTGAGCGTAATCAAATACATCATGGGAGATGGAAAAAACAGGTgatcataataataatgcattttattttaggGCACCTTTCATGACACTAGAGGTCACCTTAATAAGAGAGCAACAATTGAACTTCATGATATCATGATAGTCATCAAGTTTTGGGTCTTTCTCTCAGACAGACGACTTCTCATGGCCGTTTTCATTTTGAACCCCCACCCTGCAGCCACACTAGTACCAGCACAACTTTAGCCATTTTCTTTTTAGTAAGAAAACTTTTCTCCTATTGTAGTGTTCAGACCGATGCATAACTGTTTTTAATGTGGGATTCACCAATCCTGTAAGCATTAGTTTCAGTTGGAGGACGCTTCAGCCTCGTAGTGGTCACAGATGCGCCCAAAGCCCTCCAGTCTATAGCTCTTCAACAAGATGTTTTAAACCGCACAGCGAGACTTGTCCATTAGCCTACGGAGTCTGTGTTAGTGACAGATGCAACACTAACCTAGACAGAGTCAATCACAGCTGCTGTGTGGAAACTAGAAAAGGTCTGCCTgcctgtgtgagtgttgtgtaACACTGGATCTTCATCAGTATTCTAAATGGTCAAAATGACAGATGGCCCCTCAAAATTTCTATCCTTGTTCCAAAAGTTTCATCAAAGCTGAAAATTATTTGGTTAACACGAACTCTGCTCCTCTTCATTGTGGACCTCTTGATTTTTATGTGGCACTTTCTTTTGTTCCATTGAGAAATACTTGTTGCACTTATTGGCGTAGAAACAAAGCATAGTCAGAATGGATTCTTTCTTTTCACCTAAGATATTTAAATTATGATATTTAAATTACAGCTTGTAAAACCATtttccctctccccctcataaCATCACACTTCTCAACATCAAACCATCTCTTGACAGGATATTTTGGAAGGGGGAAACCTGCGTAACGCCCTCCAAGAGCTGCAGCAGATCATTATCACACCCATCAAGGCCTACAGCTCAATGAGTGTGATACAGACGGCCTCAGACACAGCCACCACCTCGGACGCAGCCACATCCCCGTCAGAAGCcgcaaaaacagcagcagacaaaGAGCCAGGTTCAGAGGGCTTCCAGACTCACAACCCACCCCCCTGTGATGGAGACTCTTCAGTCACACCGATCTCAGATGGCGACATTGCTGGACAGTTCACCCGAGTCATGGGAAAAGGTAAGAGTAACTAAGAAGAGATTCCCTGATTGAAATAGGTTATGCTCTAAAggacattaacacacacaaaactaacAGCTTACAGTAGATATACACCTGTTGTATTGTAATCCTTAAAAATACTAtacatttcattgttttaaaattgtatttttataatacatttcattgttttacatttttttttattatgtctgtatttataaaaaaacaaaacaaaaaaaaaaacatacattctCCTCAGAATCTCCAGTTCTTTCAAGAAGACACATAACAAACCTTggtatattgtttttgtttcagtgtgcaCCCAGCTGCTGGTTTCCAGACCAGATGAGGAAAATATCAGCTGTTACCTTCAGCTCATTGAGAAGTGTCTGACACATGAGGTGAGAGCCTTAACCCCCCCTGGAGATTGCAGTTCTGCAACAGCACCATTACAAAGCTCTGCTGTCATGACGCCATTGTACTTACACATTGCATCCGttaatatttcatattaaaTATAGTAAAATATTGGATGTCCCTGTGTGTGATGGCATGACGTGTGAACACACAGCTGGACtggagcttcacatacaaacactcagacatgcacacacacacacacacacacacacacacacacacacacacacacacacacacacacacacacacacacacacacacacacacacacacacacacacacacacacacacacacacacacacacacgttacacatCGTCGTGGTCTTCCCCCATTAAGCCTCTGTTCCTCCCCCTCCACATTACATGTTGCATGTGAGGCAAAACAGAGGCTTAAGTATCCCTTCAACGGGCAATCTGTAAGTGCTATTTAACAGTATTTAGCTGAAGGTATTTCatacatttacatgttttattttttataaataaacctAATCGTAGTGTCACAACACATAACCTCATAATGATTGAATAATTTAAATGCAATATCGGCCATTTTACATGTATTGTTAATGAAGGgagctgcacggtggtgcagagGTTAGTGCTGTTGCTTCACAGCGAGGAGGATcatggtttgaatccccgtcggaCACGGCCTCTCTGTGTagagtttgcattttctccccTAGTGCGTTTGTTCTGTCACGGTaatctggcttcctcccacagtccaacgacatgctcattaggttaattggtgactctacattAATTGGACCCCCGCGACCCTGAGCGGGAAAAAGCTATagataaaggatggatggatggaaaaagGAGAATCCATACTTTTTCTCCTGAAAGAAGCAATGCAGCTTGACCCTTTCGTAATCATAATTCCACGTGCATCTGCTGAACACCTTTTCATGCACTTTGAAAATTGGAtgcctcttttcttcttctgcctcGTCTCCTGTGTCAGGCTTTCACAGAAACCCACAAGAAAAGGTTGGTGTCCTGGAAGCAGCAGGTCCTCAAACTCCTCCGCCTGTTCCCTCGGAAAGCGATGCTGGACATGCCTGTGTATCGACAGAAAGGGTGAGACTACCTTTGATCTGCCTCTTTCGCGAGGGCGATGTCAAAACAGCTAAATGTTACACACTCCCGGCTTTCTTCCTAACTGTCTTATTTTTACTTTGATCCTCTTTACCTTCCCTTCTTCagtgtcactctctctttcttgtttaAATGAACAAACTATAGTTTCTCAACAGTAAcagtatgtgttttattttttattttttttgtgttgttttctttctctccagctGGACCTATGGGTCCAACTCCCTTCCCACAGCAGGCTCTGTGAGTGGAGGTGTTGCGCGGCGGGGCACAAGGGCTTTCCAGATGACACCCCGTGGACTTCCAGCTGGGCGGATGGGTCTTCTAAGTCCTGGTGGAATCGGGGGAGCATCTCcaagacacacactcaccagtCCTGCACTGGCTGGCCAGGGTAGACAGGTCAGTCCTGCTGTTATCGGAAGATTTAAAATTGATTATATTTATCAATCATTAAAGATGATTTGTCTCTGAAAGTATCTACCGATACATACCATTTTTTATACATGTGTTATGAATggaaaacaagtaaaaaataaataaataaaataaaacggCACAATTTAAGCAGCATACCCTAGACGGAACAAATGGTTAGGCATCACAATTTGATATGAATTGATCCGTTTTCATAGCTTGAAGAGTTTCTGTTGACAGACTTAGCTGAAAGATAAGCAAACCGTGCTTTCCCCTCAGGATGAGTGGCATTTGCGTAATGAGAACTTGTGTTTCCCTTTGTAGAGCCTGTGGTTTGCCAACCCCGGGGGCAGTAACAGCATGCCAAGTCAGAGTCGCAGCTCTGTGCAGCGAACCCACTCACTCCCTGTCCACACTTCCCCACAAACCATGCTCATGTTCCAGCAGCAAGGTATTGTATGAGGTCAAGCCTCTTTTATTCTTCATGATTGTACTCACCAGCCTTCACATCTATCCTGTCTGTGTTCCAAAATcggtcttctctctctcaacgTTTTCAACGTTTCTCTTAATCAGAAATTCtttccattttaatttaaaatacatgaatttATACTAAACTGGGCATTGTCAATCGAAAAGAGATTTTATGGAAGTGGGCACTAACACCCTGTTAGTGGGTTTTGTGAGCAACATAAGcaccacagttttttttataccactaaaaaaaaaagagaaagacagagatgcCTCTTGGTCAGGCGCCAGAACAGTAAGCTGCTCTCCGTCTGTGCCAAGGACAATATAACAAGACAGCTTAGCGGCATGTTGTGGTAAACAATCTGTCACCTCTTACCATATACTTAACCTTTCAGTTGCCTGGTCTCCTGTGCCAGATGTCACACAGCAGCATTGCAAATTCATCCATGATGGTTCTGTCATTTTATAAAGAGAGTCATCATCataatacatttgcataatagAGCTTTCTGTGTTAAAGCCAAAAGTTGATAACTTCAACAGATGTATGAACCAAGCAGTGTTGTAGTTTTAGAATCAACAGCTTTGTCTCTTTCTAACAGCTTCATTCTAATGTTTCTGAGTTAtatggaaaaatacattttctttaaaccaTTGGCCATAATAGAGGAGTTGATATACACAATGTTAAAGacactcatatatatatattgtatattatggtttatttgtttatttgacagtggccatgcacaacacaactgtTGAGCCTGTTAGCTATATACTCTAGCTATGTGGCGTGTGGCCTTTTCTTCCCCAAAACAATTCCAAACCCTTAGATACTTAGTAGCCTGTCAATAGCTGACATTTTACCGGGTTTAACTTAAAATACCTTCCTCACTGGCACAACACTATTATAGTTTGTTATTGCAATGTCATAGATGACCTGGAATCAGTTAATTTTGGGGGACTAATATATCTTAATGGTTAAGATTCTTGCATTGATGAGTGCACTTACCACAAGTGTTTAAAATGCTACATATTTTTACAAATTAATGCATAAATggtgtttatttcattttaaatttaaacctTGACCTTCACAACACCATAGCTCAGTTAATAATGAGtctcattctgttttatttaaaaaccaaaacagaatAAAGCTGATTACAGTACTTGGATAGTATTGCTGGCATGTTGCACCAGCTATGTACAGTATAAGTTCTGTCTTAAGTCGGTGGTATAAACTCCACACTAAGGGGCcgcagtctgtagggacttgggttgggaactggagggttgccggttcaagtcccggcacggaaatttttctggtagctggagaggtgccagtccacttactgagcactgccgaggtgcccttgagcaaggcaccaaaccccaaaacttctcaggagcgctcgctgtgggcagccccctcactctgacatctctccattagtgcatgtccataggatcctgtttgttcatgtgtgtgttaatgttcattaaacagagtgtaaaaccaaatttccccttgcaggattaataaagtaaaaatgttgtAGGTTGCACCACAAAGACGCAAGTTTCATCTTAACTAGTAGAGGGTAACTTCCAAACTGACCAAAATATTGTGTCAGAAATTACAATTGCACATAATGTGACCAATCAGTGAAAAGCTATTTTCTTAATGCTTAATTTGTTACGCCGTTGTCTCACATGCCTAACTGTATCCAAAGAGGCTAACAGCTGAAAATACTTTCAGTTAACTGTCTTTAAtccacaaacagcaacaaaaatgtatGGCACAAATGACAAAGCATTATGATTAGGTGTTACTTGAGCTTACTTCCTTGATCTACAGCTAGTGTGAAATATTAACAGTGACATTGAGTGGTGTCATTGCCATCTAAGACAAAAGGTGATTTAATGGAACTCTATACTGGGCCCTCATTTAAAACTAAATTGGGAGTACAAAACAGATTCATCATATATTTCTTCAGGATGTTATGTATGACGGAGAACACACTGCTGACACCACATCCTCCTCGTTATCCTGCCTTTCAAAATGATACACCAGGACAGATGTATTGACATAACAGAGGACTTTACACCTACTAGGAGTTAAGTGTAAGATTTAAGTTGTAACTAATTCAAACTAGGCTACTTTTGAACAATACATAGCTGGTGCCACCAAACTCTTAATGCTGTGACTGGTAGCTGTGGTTGAAGACAATGATGTAATCTAACCACTGAGGTGCCTCTGATAGGCTGACATTTGTTTATTGCACCTTTCTCTTACAGCCATGCTTCAGTTACTCAAACTGACACGTCTCACAATCCCACAACATGCTACCTCCACCTTGTCAGCTAGGTGTTGTTTGGGTTTAGGATCATTTTGTCCTTTGTGACTCCTTCATATTTACTTTTGGCAGTACAGAAGCAGACAGTAACCAATAGGTGTGACACGCAACACAATTCTATGGCCCGAATTTAATAGGGTATGTCGCTGCCATGTGGCAAACACACCAACTTTTTGACCATCTGGGTGCTCCTCTATGTAACTGCTCCCCctccaaatccacaaaaaaaatagaacaagcCACCATTTTTCCTTAGTTTAATTCCATGATTGAGaatacacaaattaaaaaaaccaaactgtTAAAATAGACTTTTTagaagttgtttatttttaaccttCCCTTCAAATTTGCTCCAAAAGAATCTTCCTCTGAAGTTAAACCCTATGTCACGTTTTCTTAGTTTAGTCTAACAGTCACTAATAATCAAAGAatgaaacatcattttttttgtgaagaaataaaacaatgtaaggACTTCACTTGATGATCTGTGCTGGGTCGTTTTTACTCTATCAAAACATGTTACCTgataaagaggaaacaagagttttaaaacgTTAAAACAAATTTAACTGGCCGTCTTTTCTGGCTACTTAT includes these proteins:
- the LOC132980499 gene encoding protein Smaug homolog 2; protein product: MMFRDQVGILTDWFKGWNECEQTVALLSLLKRASRTQARFLHICLEHWLADCTEIHILEAEANNAAIVSQWHQEPKEKVVSLLLSHLPLLQPRNSEAKCEYMKLLQKVLSHTIESSLFVEESRQLLSYALIHPATTLDDRTSLAMWLNHLEEHLSSGYAPRAPSSPYHPRQGSDEWPSSAEGLDPGHAWHEKSPSSSTSPAGQNGHMPFPVGMSSPINSNNTGLGGQLQPSPLKKVMSIIPSSPQACGSDWICQDDAGGRQNFISTDHAPLSPQSSVASSGSEQTEDQGSSRNTFQEDGSGMKDVPAWLKSLRLHKYASLFSQMTYEEMMILTEHHLESQNVTKGARHKIALSIQKLRERQCVLKSLEKDILEGGNLRNALQELQQIIITPIKAYSSMSVIQTASDTATTSDAATSPSEAAKTAADKEPGSEGFQTHNPPPCDGDSSVTPISDGDIAGQFTRVMGKVCTQLLVSRPDEENISCYLQLIEKCLTHEAFTETHKKRLVSWKQQVLKLLRLFPRKAMLDMPVYRQKGWTYGSNSLPTAGSVSGGVARRGTRAFQMTPRGLPAGRMGLLSPGGIGGASPRHTLTSPALAGQGRQSLWFANPGGSNSMPSQSRSSVQRTHSLPVHTSPQTMLMFQQQECQVPGADLEINPTLESLCLSMTEHALGDGTDRTSTI